In Pseudomonas sp. FP1742, the DNA window TGAAGCAGCAACGGAAAACCTTGCCCTCAAGCGCTCGATCCTGCAACAGATCGCTGCCCATGTTTGTCCGGACTGCCTGATCGCCAGCAACACCTCATCGCTGTCGATCACAGAACTAGCAACCAGCATCAGCCATCCGGAACGTTTCATGGGTATTCATTTCTTCAACCCGGTGCCCGTTATGGACTTGGTGGAGTTAATCCGTGGCTTGCAGACCAGCGACGCGACCTGTTCCATCGCCCAGGCATTGGTCGAACAGCTGGGCAAAACCGCTATCCACACTCAAAATCGCCCTGGGTTCATAGTCAACAGAATCCTCATTCCGATGATCAACGAAGCCATCTTCGTCCTTCAGGAAAATGGCGACGCTCAAGCAATCGATGCCAGCATGCGCTTGGGGTGCAATCAGCCGATCGGACCTTTGGCATTGGCCGACCTGATTGGATTGGATACCGTGCTGGCCATTCTGGAAAGCTTGCAAACCGGTTTTGGTGACCCGAAATACCGTGCTGCACCTTTACTTAGGGAGTTTGTCAGCGCTGGCTTCTTGGGCAAAAAATCGGGACGAGGCTTTCATGTCTACAGCTGAAGCTCATAGGGGGTACGACACTATACGTGCTCAAGCTTTAGAGCTTTTTATCCACAAAGGATTCGGTCAAGTTAGCATGCGGGAATTGGCTCGCCATGTAGGCCTTGCTCCCGGCTCACTGTACAACCACTTCCCAAGCAAGCAAGCATTGTTATTCGATCTAATAGAGGAAATTTATGAAGAGCTCTATCTACTTGTTCAACCAGCGAGGCAAGGAGCTGCTCAAGTTCGTTCTCTGTCGAGTCTTATCGTTGCACATCTGCGCTTGCACCGTCGGCGCCCGCAGTTCTTTCGACTGGCGCTACATGGCTTCGTCTATCTAGATGACGCTCAGCAGCAACGGATCGTCCACAAGCGCAAGCTATATGAAAGCGCATTTATTGCCGCAGTATTCAACGGTACTTTCCTTGCCAAAGATACGGGCTCGATGGCTGTGCATGTGATTATAAAATTTCTCAATTGCCTACCGGACTGGCTAAATGATCTCCAGTTAGGTGACGAGGCGTGCATACTTCTTGTTGAGCAACTTGTCACGGGAGCACTCCGCGAATGCTCAAGGCAGCCATCCGAATAATTCCTGCTGTTGCTCGTTGAATTAAATACCGCTTAACATGGAAGGCCATTCACTCAAACACGCTTATTGCTCGTTTATTGTCCACTCTAGGTGAGTTATGTGAAACAGCGTACGTATTTTCGCAATTCGAGGTAATACTGGCGCGCCATGAGAAAAACAACTGCTAAGCTCTGCAGAGAAGCGCCAACATACGCACATCAACTGCCCAACGGTTATTTAAATCCTGTTTTTTAACGCATCAAGATATATGACTAACAAAAACGCACTGACTCACTCACGTCAGCACCCTACGTAAATCCGCGTCATTCAGGATTTAATGAGACCAACGTCTAGCCGATTATCGTTCGGCTCCTTCACCGCAAATCGCCAAAAACCAGCTGATAAAATTTAGTTTTCAGCGCCCATCTAAAAGTACGATCGGCAAGGGGTTGTTTGGACGAGCTCTCGCTGCCAGTCTTGGTTAGCTATCCGTCTCAAAAACAAAAAACAATAAGAGATTTTTTCATGATCAGAATAGGGATTTTAGGATGCGGTCGGATTGGAAACGTGCACGCTGCAAACATTGTGCAGATTCCGTCTGCCAAGCTGATTGCAGTAGCCGATGCCATTCCCGCCGCTGCTGAAGCATGTGCCAACCGGTTCAATGTCGAAGCACGTTCGATTCAGACCCTAATTGGCGCAAGTGATATCGACGCAATAGTCATTGCGACGCCCTCGCCCACGCACTTCGAGTTCATTCACGCTGTGGCGGATGCGGGGAAGCCGATTTTCTGTGAAAAGCCTATCGATATGTCTTCTTATACGGTTCGGCAGTGCATTGCTAAGATCGCTGCAGCAGGGATCCCTTTCATGACAGCATTCAACCAGCGCTTCGATCCACACTTCGGGACGCTTCAAAAACGTCTCGCTGCTGGCGAAATTGGTGAATTGGAATCCGTGTCGATCATTTCCCGAGATCCATTACCTCCTACAAGAGATTATCTTAAAGGCTCCGGTGGCATTTTCAGAGACATGATGATTCATGACTTTGACTTAGCTAGATTCCTACTAAACGAAAATCCTACCCAGGTTTTCGCAACCGGTGCTGCGTTGATCGACCCAAGTATCAAAGAGCTGCATGATGTGGATACTGCGGTTGCATTGCTGATGACCAAATCAGGAAAAATCTGCCAGATATCTAACTCGCGGCGCGCTAGTTACGGTTATGACCAACGACTAGAAGTACATGGTGCCAAGGGTATGCTGAGAGTGACAAATGTGCATGAGAACCAAGTGGAAAGTGCGACGGCCCTGGGCTTTACCAAGGCTGTGGCGAAGCCATTCTTTCTCGAGCGGTTCGGCCCCGCGTATCTCGCCGAAATGGAACATTTTGTTTCATGCATTTCTACAGGCACTTCTCCCATACCGAATGCAGAGGATGGGCTAATTGCTCAGCTTATCGCAGACGCCGCCACTGAATCCTTTGCGGTCGGCCAACCGGTCGATATTAGCTACTAGCTAACTATATTAGGAACAGCTATGAAAATTGGGATTATTGGACTAGGAAATGTAGCCGAACTCCATCTTACAGCGTTGAAAGAGCTTGATCCTGACGCATATGTGGGAGGCTGGGGTAGAACCGCCGAAAGAGCAGAGCTTTTCAAAGAGCGATTTGGGGGGCGCCTTTATGCGTCTCCGGAGATACTGCTCACAGACGAGACCATTGACGCTGTAATAATTTGCACCAATGCAGCATCTCATTTTCCTTTCGCAAAGCAAGCGCTGTTAGCAAAGAAGCATGTTCTGATAGAGAAACCTGTTTGCGAAAGACCAGAGCAAATTCAGGAACTGAGGCAATTAGCCCGGGAAGCAGGCAGGGTTTGCATGCCGTCACATAATTATATATACGCCGAATCAATGCGACGGGTCCGGGCTCATATCGACGCCGGACACTTGGGCGAAATCCTGAATTTTTGGGCAATATATAATAAGCGCCATCCAGCAGAAATCGGATCGCCCGATCTTACCATGAATGAATTGATGGTACACCACGTCTACTGCATGCTGTACTTCTTAGGGCGTCCAGCGAGAATTTTTGCTACCGGCTCCAACGTTCATTTTGATGACCCACAAGCCCATGATCAATTGATGATCGTCGCTGAATACCCTAACGGGACAATTGCGAATCTATGGGGAAGCTTTTCAGCTGATGACCGTAGTCGCGACCCCTGGTCTGTCTACTTCAAGATCATCGGGAAAAACGGGTCCTCCGTCGTCCATTGGGACACCACCAAGTTCGGCGACGCGAAGCTGCCATTCTGGGATGACGGAACATATTGGGATAGTTTCTATCAGATTCAGAAATTTTTCCTGGAAGAGTGTCTCACCAATAAGAGAACTCCACTATCTACAATGGATGATGCGCTGGATGCTGCGGTGATTATGGATGTAGCGCGTGATTCGATAGCATTACGCCAATCGATAAAAATTTCTTACATTAATGTTGATGATCATTTCGCGTGATCACCTTCATTTTTCACAAAAGAAACGGAGAATTGGTTTTTCTCTCCGTTTCCGTTCGCCTCGTAGATAGGGTGACACTTGCTACTTCCCGATATACGGTAACGCCCCCTACCGACTGTTCACTCCTAAACCTACCAACATCACCGCATATATATGGGCAATCGAACATTAATTCATTTAATTTGGATGATAATCAGACAAAAAGCTCTTAAACATTAAAAATATGAGGGATGATACGGACCTCCCCGTGCAGGCATGCAGCATTGTCATGACTGGTTGCACATTGACTCGGAAAGCATTGCGGAGGGACTTTGTCTATTTGACTATGGAGGTCATCGGCAGATGCTTGCTTTCAATCGTCACAGTAAAATTTTTTATCGGCCTGTAGAGGTAGCGCTACGCTGGTGTCTTCTAATGGATTATGAAGCGCAAATTCTCCAGTCAGAGTGGACCGATTTGGCAATTCTACGGACGACATTTCCACAATGGCCGTGCCTGCATACCAATACAGAGAGAGTTATCGACGCGGTTCAGCATGGTGAACTGCCTTACGGCTGCCTAGGCCTAACGGTTTCTCGTGGCACTCCGGTCGATATATCGCAATTAACTGTACGTCACACCGATCTTCGAATGTGGATGTCACAGTACTATCCTGAGCAAAAACCGTCCTTCCTTTTCGACCCAAAACAGAATCAATTAGACAGCATAAATGTTGGGACTTACCTCGCACTGCAAGCTGACAGAGAAGCCCTCCAATTACAAGTAAAGAATATAAGTACTGCTTATCAAGCGCTGACTACAGAGCTTGAGGCTATCGGATTGGAGAAAGAAAATATTCGACTTATGCTCAATAGCAACAGAAAAGTCAGCGACCGTAGTGAAACCGCTTATCTTCATATAATTGGTGCGATGCTGAATCTACTGTTAGGTCATTCCCCTTCCGGTAAGCCTCACTCGGTTTTCAGGTCACAATCCGCGATAGTCGATGCCCTAATTGCTCACAATAAAGAGCTCCCTGGCGTTTCTAAACGTACCCTGGACGAGAAATTCGCCGCTGCCAAGCGCAGCCTCTCCAAGCACTGAGTCGTATTGCGCTGCAATCCCCCTAATTGCGGCGCAGTGACTCCCTTCCATTTCTGCTATTCAATTTACGTCACGTCCTATCACGCGCCAATCGACGCCAGGAGTGACCATCATGTCCAATCAGCTTTCACCTATTACAGACTTGCTCCAACCGCCGCTCGAACGTCGTATCATGCGGCGTGAGGAGGTGGAGCGTAAAACCGGCTTCAAGCGTGCACACATCTATAACCTGATGAAGGAAGGCAAATTCCCTCAAGCCAAACGCATAGGGTTGCGTGCGGTTGGCTGGGACTCGCTGGAAATCGAGCAGTGGGTAGTTGAGCGCTTAGGCCAACAGGCCTGATGCCATGCATGTGCTATCGGTGGTTTCAACGAAAGGTGGCGTAGGCAAAACCACAGTAGCCGCCAATCTCGGCGGTCTGCTGGCGGATGCTGGTCTACGTGTCCTACTACTCGATCTGGATAGCCAACCCACCCTCTCCAGCTATTACGCCTTGAGCCAGAAAGCTGTTGCTGGCGTTTACGAGCTTATTGCACTCAACTTAACAACGTCTGCACAGATTATTTCCAGGACCGTGATTGCAGGGCTCGACCTGATCATCTCCAACGATGCTCAGGGCCAGTTGAGTACATTACTGCTGCACGCCCCTGACGGCAGATTACGGCTGCGCAATTTGCTCGACGATTTCCGCCCCCGTTATGACCTGCTTTTGATCGACACCCAAGGTGCACGTAGCGTGCTACTGGAGATGGCCATCCTCGCCTGCGATATCGCCCTCTCCCCCATCACACCGGAAATGCTCGCCGCCCGCGAACTACGCCGCGGCACTTTGAGGCTGTTCAGTGACCTCGAATCATTTCTTCACCTGGGTATTACGCCGCCACCGTTGCGACTGCTGCTGAACCAGGTAAATAGCATCCGGGTAGACACCCGAATGATCATCCATGGCCTGTGCGAGACCTTCGCTGGGGCGACCAACATCTTGGTTCTAGACACCGTAGTTCCAGATCGCGTGGCGTATCTCAATGCCGCTTCACTCGGTCTACCCGTCCACCGAATCGAGGCCCATCGGTCGCGCGAACGACGCTCGCCCTCAGCGCTGGAAACCATGCAAGCGCTGGCCATCGAGTTGTTTCCGGAATGGCGCGAAGCGATCTCTACGTTGAGCCGATACGCGGAGGCTCGATGAGACGAATCGATAAGCCCGTATTTCTCGCCCAGTCATTTTGTTTGTTCGACCTTGAGGCCAACAGTGTTTGGCAAGGAGTCTTTTATGTTGGATCAGCTTCCCATCCTCGTTCAGCCATCCATTCGCCCACAGCACCCACCTTACGAGGAGTACTGCACCGTGGTCTTTCGCCTGCAGGGTGGACGCTCGGCCATGGGGTGGTTCCTCGCAGAACTGTCCCGACACTTCGACGGCTCGGGTACTGCCGAGATCGTCAAGTTCGAGGTCGGTGACCATTTGCGTAACCGGCGTTAACTGAGGCGGTTCCGATGAAGAAGCTCAGTCAGGAGGAGATCACCGACAAGCTGCACCAGGACCACTTCCCTCGGAGTACAGAACTGGAGCGGCTGTCCGATCCAGTCATTGACACACCGATGCTGGTCACCCTGGAACAGTTGCGGCCCTACGAACACAACCCGCGCTTTATCCGTAATCCGCTGTATGACGATATCAAGGCCTCGATCCGTGAACGCGGGCTGGATCAACCGCCGCCGGTTACTCGCCGCCCGGGAGAAACCTCTTTCATCATCCGCAACGGCGGTAATACGCGCTTGGCGATTCTCGGCGAGCTGTGGCAGGAAACTCGCGACGAGCGCTTCTTCCGCATTCATTGCCTGTTCCGACCTTGGACCAATGAACTCAACGCCCTACTCGGCCATCTAGCCGAAAGCGATCTGCACGGCCAACTAACCTTCATCGAACGTGCTCTAGCGGTGGCCAAACTCAAAACCATGCTCGAACCAGATGGCGCTGTGCTCTCGCAACGAGAGCTGGCACGACGTCTTGCCGCCGGAGGCTATCCCATTTCGCAGTCGCACATCAGCCGAATGCTCGACACCCTTGAACACCTACTACCCGCCATTCCACAAACCCTGTATGCCGGATTGGGCAAGCCCCAGATCGAACGCCTGATCGCTCTGCGTAGCCAGGCAGAACGAACCTGGAACCGTTATCCAACAGTCACCGTTGCGTTTACCGAGTTTTGGCTCGGTACTCTGGGCGACTTCGATACCGACCCTGAGTCCTTCGATCTTCAGCAAATCCAGGATGAACTGCTCGAACGCATGAGCCGCTTACTCGGACAGTCCTACCGCATGTTGGCCCTGGAGCTAAGCGATACCCAACGGGTCATCTCGACGTCAGGCGTTGTCGTCACCACGCCCTCGGAGAACAGCCATCTGCCGAGTGTTAATGAAGCCGCGGCCGGATCTCCCTCCTCCGAGTCTCGTCATAAATCAAGCGAGGCCAGAACCCAGACCGAAACAGCGCGAGAGGAACTGCTCACACCGCCCGAAACGAATGTCGTATCAGCTATCAGCCCTCCGTCGCGTGTTCAACAGATTCGCGAACAGATTGATCGCGACACTGCTACTGAAGTAACAGCAACCGTTGAAACCTGCTCGATCAACGACATCTGGATCATCGCACCAACACTGGATACCCCCGAACAACTGCGTTTAGCCATTGCCGGACTGGCACGGGAAATGGCGGTCTATGCCGGACATCCCGAAAGCATCATCGACCAGAAGTATGGCTTGGGCTTCACCTTGAACATCGAGCAACTTGATCTTGCAGCGCCTCGTGCGACCGGCGTTCACCTACTGCTCCTGGCCCTCTTGCGCGCTCAAGACGACGTGAACTGGGAGGATCGCAAGCAACTCCCTTCGGCCCTGTTCGGTCAGTTGTTGCTGGGGATCTATCAACTCCCTCTGGCAGATCGTCCCGCCGTGGACGTAGGATTGGAGCGACTGCCCGACAATCTGTTAATCAAACTCTATCGCCTGATCCGCCTGGCCCGCCGCCTGATCGACTTAACGCTTCCCCCGGTAGACAACACACCGAGGGAGCTGCCATGAGCCTGTCCTTCAATGTGCTCAACCAAGCCATGCTGACCCAGGTGCTGCATGAACTACGCCTGGGTAATCTGCAACGCTGTAAGGCACTCGGACTGGGCGAGGACGACATCTATCTGTTGCAATCCTTACCGCCCACCACGCTGTCACGCCTGGCCCATGCCACCGTCCCCTGGGTTGAGGTCAAGATTGACTCGCCGGTGCTGCATCGGTTGATCGAACAAGCCGAACGCGACGAACAGAACGATCGCTTGATCAACCGAGCGCTCAAGCTCGGCGCCAGCAGCACCATCATGTATCAGTGCTTCGGTTTGGCACATTCGGAAACCGCGCTGCGCCGACGTCTGCTCAAGATAGAAACCCGTAAGGGCCGCCCTCAGCATTTGAGTGAAGCACAGGAGCATGCGCTCTGGCAGCGTTGGTGCCAACTACGTGCTCAAGACGGGACCGAGGATCAGCTCGACGCCATGATGATGCTGGCGGAGGAGCAACAGATCAGCTTGACCATCGTTTGGCAGCAGATCGACCAGTACAGCAACGGAACATGAACACCGCCCCTTCCAATCGCTGGCAGCGTGTCCTGCAGCAATGCACCCAGCAGTTGAGTGAACGCTGGCCCGCATACCCTACAACCGAACAACCCTCCAACCAGGCGTTGCAGGCTGGCTTTCTGTTCAGTGGTCAGTCACACGAAGTCGTGCCGCGTCGGCTGCTGTTGGATAATCGCCTGACGCCATTGGAGCGTAATGCCTGGCAGGTGTTTCGACTCATGCTGCAAGGTCAGGGCGTGGTCACACCACGCTATGAGGATTTGCAGCCTTACCTGTCGAGCGTGCCCTATGGCACGTTAGCCTCCCGTGAAACCATTGCGCGCGTGTTGACGATGCTCAGGCTCACTCGCTGGCTCAGCTTGGTGAGTCGCGGCCGCGATCAGGTCAGCGGGCGTCTTCAAGGTTCGCTGTATGTCCTGCACGATGAGCCGTTAACCCCCGTCGAAGCCATGGAGCTAGATCAGGACTATTTGGAACTGGTCGGACATTCCCTCGCTCATGCTACCAAGGCGGTGCGCATCGTCGCCCAGCATGCTGTGGAAGAAATTCGTCAGGACACCCGTATTGATTTAGGTCAGCTCCCCACGCGGCTCGACAGTTGGGGCGAACACTGGATACAGCAAGAATTGGATCAGGCAGCCGATGACGCGATGCACGATTCCGAACTGGGTGGCGATCACCTCGTTCGGAATCGTGCAGACCCTCGTTCGGATTCCGAACCGGGCTTGAATGCCAGTGTTTCCGGCACCGTTCGGAATCCGAACGCCGCCTGTACTGTATTAAAAGAAAGTACTTGTACTGTACCGCGCACGACCCCA includes these proteins:
- a CDS encoding 3-hydroxyacyl-CoA dehydrogenase NAD-binding domain-containing protein — translated: MTLRHIAVIGAGTMGSGIAQTCAAAGHNLLLIDISEQALERGLHVMQKNLDQQVSKGTLTCEQATDTLQRIHTSTHYIDLNDMDMVIEAATENLALKRSILQQIAAHVCPDCLIASNTSSLSITELATSISHPERFMGIHFFNPVPVMDLVELIRGLQTSDATCSIAQALVEQLGKTAIHTQNRPGFIVNRILIPMINEAIFVLQENGDAQAIDASMRLGCNQPIGPLALADLIGLDTVLAILESLQTGFGDPKYRAAPLLREFVSAGFLGKKSGRGFHVYS
- a CDS encoding TetR/AcrR family transcriptional regulator codes for the protein MSTAEAHRGYDTIRAQALELFIHKGFGQVSMRELARHVGLAPGSLYNHFPSKQALLFDLIEEIYEELYLLVQPARQGAAQVRSLSSLIVAHLRLHRRRPQFFRLALHGFVYLDDAQQQRIVHKRKLYESAFIAAVFNGTFLAKDTGSMAVHVIIKFLNCLPDWLNDLQLGDEACILLVEQLVTGALRECSRQPSE
- the iolG gene encoding inositol 2-dehydrogenase produces the protein MDELSLPVLVSYPSQKQKTIRDFFMIRIGILGCGRIGNVHAANIVQIPSAKLIAVADAIPAAAEACANRFNVEARSIQTLIGASDIDAIVIATPSPTHFEFIHAVADAGKPIFCEKPIDMSSYTVRQCIAKIAAAGIPFMTAFNQRFDPHFGTLQKRLAAGEIGELESVSIISRDPLPPTRDYLKGSGGIFRDMMIHDFDLARFLLNENPTQVFATGAALIDPSIKELHDVDTAVALLMTKSGKICQISNSRRASYGYDQRLEVHGAKGMLRVTNVHENQVESATALGFTKAVAKPFFLERFGPAYLAEMEHFVSCISTGTSPIPNAEDGLIAQLIADAATESFAVGQPVDISY
- a CDS encoding Gfo/Idh/MocA family protein, whose translation is MKIGIIGLGNVAELHLTALKELDPDAYVGGWGRTAERAELFKERFGGRLYASPEILLTDETIDAVIICTNAASHFPFAKQALLAKKHVLIEKPVCERPEQIQELRQLAREAGRVCMPSHNYIYAESMRRVRAHIDAGHLGEILNFWAIYNKRHPAEIGSPDLTMNELMVHHVYCMLYFLGRPARIFATGSNVHFDDPQAHDQLMIVAEYPNGTIANLWGSFSADDRSRDPWSVYFKIIGKNGSSVVHWDTTKFGDAKLPFWDDGTYWDSFYQIQKFFLEECLTNKRTPLSTMDDALDAAVIMDVARDSIALRQSIKISYINVDDHFA
- a CDS encoding AlpA family transcriptional regulator, which translates into the protein MSNQLSPITDLLQPPLERRIMRREEVERKTGFKRAHIYNLMKEGKFPQAKRIGLRAVGWDSLEIEQWVVERLGQQA
- a CDS encoding ParA family protein yields the protein MHVLSVVSTKGGVGKTTVAANLGGLLADAGLRVLLLDLDSQPTLSSYYALSQKAVAGVYELIALNLTTSAQIISRTVIAGLDLIISNDAQGQLSTLLLHAPDGRLRLRNLLDDFRPRYDLLLIDTQGARSVLLEMAILACDIALSPITPEMLAARELRRGTLRLFSDLESFLHLGITPPPLRLLLNQVNSIRVDTRMIIHGLCETFAGATNILVLDTVVPDRVAYLNAASLGLPVHRIEAHRSRERRSPSALETMQALAIELFPEWREAISTLSRYAEAR
- a CDS encoding ParB family protein; this translates as MKKLSQEEITDKLHQDHFPRSTELERLSDPVIDTPMLVTLEQLRPYEHNPRFIRNPLYDDIKASIRERGLDQPPPVTRRPGETSFIIRNGGNTRLAILGELWQETRDERFFRIHCLFRPWTNELNALLGHLAESDLHGQLTFIERALAVAKLKTMLEPDGAVLSQRELARRLAAGGYPISQSHISRMLDTLEHLLPAIPQTLYAGLGKPQIERLIALRSQAERTWNRYPTVTVAFTEFWLGTLGDFDTDPESFDLQQIQDELLERMSRLLGQSYRMLALELSDTQRVISTSGVVVTTPSENSHLPSVNEAAAGSPSSESRHKSSEARTQTETAREELLTPPETNVVSAISPPSRVQQIREQIDRDTATEVTATVETCSINDIWIIAPTLDTPEQLRLAIAGLAREMAVYAGHPESIIDQKYGLGFTLNIEQLDLAAPRATGVHLLLLALLRAQDDVNWEDRKQLPSALFGQLLLGIYQLPLADRPAVDVGLERLPDNLLIKLYRLIRLARRLIDLTLPPVDNTPRELP
- a CDS encoding DUF2857 domain-containing protein → MSLSFNVLNQAMLTQVLHELRLGNLQRCKALGLGEDDIYLLQSLPPTTLSRLAHATVPWVEVKIDSPVLHRLIEQAERDEQNDRLINRALKLGASSTIMYQCFGLAHSETALRRRLLKIETRKGRPQHLSEAQEHALWQRWCQLRAQDGTEDQLDAMMMLAEEQQISLTIVWQQIDQYSNGT
- a CDS encoding STY4528 family pathogenicity island replication protein; amino-acid sequence: MNTAPSNRWQRVLQQCTQQLSERWPAYPTTEQPSNQALQAGFLFSGQSHEVVPRRLLLDNRLTPLERNAWQVFRLMLQGQGVVTPRYEDLQPYLSSVPYGTLASRETIARVLTMLRLTRWLSLVSRGRDQVSGRLQGSLYVLHDEPLTPVEAMELDQDYLELVGHSLAHATKAVRIVAQHAVEEIRQDTRIDLGQLPTRLDSWGEHWIQQELDQAADDAMHDSELGGDHLVRNRADPRSDSEPGLNASVSGTVRNPNAACTVLKESTCTVPRTTPVVDNLNWPTPLHLSPSERQAVAVALNKLSPVDRQAVLNEAGARCTTGSVRKPAAYLMGLIQRALKGDFHPWASQTERPPVAELHPTAPSRPSRQQGEPASALAQACLNELRQLRSKRPGPQ